Below is a genomic region from Chitinophagales bacterium.
TTGCCGCCCTCAATGGTTGCCCGGATAAAGACGCTGACGGCATCACCGATACAAAAGATAAATGCCCGGAACAGGCCGGCCTTCCGCAGTTTGATGGCTGCCCGGATACGGATACCGATGGCATTCCTGATTTTGAAGATGAATGTCCGTATTTGGCAGGTACCATACAGTTTCATGGCTGCCCTGATACTGATGCTGACGGCATTCCTGATAAGATCGATTCCTGCGCTAACCTGGCAGGTCCGATCTCCACGAATGGTTGCCCCGACCGTGACGGTGACCTTGTGCCTGACCGTAAGGACAACTGTCCTGATGTAGCCGGTACGATTGACAAAGAAGGTTGTCCGGGCCTGCGAGAAGATGAATTGACGAAGATCAGGCTCAGTTCAAAATCCATCATGTTTGAAACGGGAAGCGACAAGATCAAAGGCGCCTCCACGGAAGTGCTTGATGTGATTGCGGAAATAATGCAACAATACAGTTATACAAGGTGGAGCATTGAAGGCTACACGGACAACACCGGAAGCGCATCGGCTAACCTGGCACTATCTAAAAAACGCGCTACCGCAGTAAAGGATTACTTCATCTCCAAAGGGATCAGTCCTGACAGGCTGACGTCTGAAGGATATGGCATCGAAAAGCCCGTAGCAACCAATGCCACTGCTGCCGGCCGCGCAAAAAACAGGAGGGTCGAGATTAAGCTGGTCAATTAAGCACCGGAATTTGTGAAGGAAGATGGACGGTCGGCTGGCCGTCCATTTTTTTTCACCGCCTGCTATCCGATTTGTTTGGATCTGTTTGCCACATCGTGTCTGTATCGATGATGCAGCTACATTTTTTTTCATCGTAATTTTTATAGAATAACTTCCGGATGCAATGATTTACTATTCGTTGACGAAAGGTTTTTTGAATGATAACCTTTGGTGGTTGACAGTTGCTTTTATGAGATATAAGCCATCAGCGCGGGCCGCTTTCGAGATTTAAATATGTTGTGAAGTCAGTGTATACAAAGCAGGAAAGGCAAACAGTTGAACATTCCGGCATTTACCTGAAGAAACACGATCATGATTTTCCTGCCTTACTGTGGCATATTTTTGGCTGCAATAATATCTTTCACATTTGATGATTGTATCACTTTATGTTTGGAGCAGCAAGTTTGAATTATAGTGGTCTGACATTTAATCGATGGATTGTTACTTCCCTGGTCTTGCTCTTCATGCTCTTCACTTTCGAGCTTTCCGCGCAACCATCATCGGTTAACAATCTTAGCGGATTTTACCATAGCGGGCAGGTATTCCTTACGTGGCAGAATACGACAGATTCACTGGCCTTCTATAAAGTGTACCGGTCCGTCGTTCCCATCACCGATAGTAGTCAGCTTGCGGGTTGCGAATACCTCGGTTGGACGAATGCGGCATCTTCTAAAGATCATAATCTATCCAGGCATGATGGTGCAGCACGTTACCTGGTGATTGATTCGGGCGCTGCACCGCTGAATAAGGCCACCGGATTATTTGTGGCTACAACGCTTGCAGATGGAAATTACTATTATGCTGTAACTACGTACATCGGTGGAATGGAACTGTTGAACATCGTGACAGGTGTCAATTCGCTGCAGGATCCCATTGCGGAAAGGGTGGAAGCACCGCAACCTGTTTTTCAGCAGCAACGATTCATCGGTGAAAAGGCAGTGGATATCTATGCCACTTTTGCAAGCAGCAAATATGCAGCAGGCCAGCCGCTGATGAATGAAGCAGGATTTATGACTAATGATTTCATACTGTATAGAAATGGTGCGACATCAGGAAGGCATCCACTCAGGATTCGTTTTCATGGAGGCGGCGCTGACTTTTTCTATAACGTGATCAATGTTGATCAGGATGAGATTAACCTCAATCCTGAGGATTTTTTACCCGGCGGGGATAACTCCGGCTGGTGGGGAGCCAATGAACACTTTAACATCTACGCATCCAACGGCAGTCAGGTGCCGCCGGTTTCAGGCATCAATTATAATTTTTGTCATCAGCGGATCACGCAGCTGATCAACTGGGCGATCCGGCATCTTCCTGTTGACAGCAATCGTATCTGCCTTGAAGGCACTTCACTTGGTTCTGTAGGCGCCTATTTTTATGCACTGCTGTATCCTGAACGTATTGCGGCGGTCAAACTGAGCGGAAGTGTTTTTGATCTGTCTTTTAACCATGATTATAATCCATCCTGCACACTTAACGAAGGAAAGATCAATCGCATCAGCGGCGACAACAGGTTTGGTAAAGTAAGCACTAACCTTGCAAGCAACCTGGGCTACAACTTTTATGACGTAGTAAACGGTAACTGGATCATGCATAATTTTAATGAGCGGGATTACCCTGTCATTTACAGTGTGAATGGCAAGCATGACACTATCGTTGGCTGGACTGAGAAAACAATTTATTATGATTCAGTGAATGCCAATCATGCCGGTGGTTACTACTTCTGGGATGGCCGTAAACATGGTGGTGGAGAGGGGTTGGTGTGGAGTGATGACAACTTTGATTTGTTCAGGTACCGCAACAATGTTGTGTATCCTGCCTTTGCGCATTGCAGCGTGAATGAAGATTATGGTGATGGCCATGCATACAGCGGAGCAGATTTCGGAACCGTGAATGGCTTCCTCGACTGGAGCAACGATATTACCGACGACACTTCTCTGCTTGGCAT
It encodes:
- a CDS encoding T9SS type A sorting domain-containing protein, translated to MFGAASLNYSGLTFNRWIVTSLVLLFMLFTFELSAQPSSVNNLSGFYHSGQVFLTWQNTTDSLAFYKVYRSVVPITDSSQLAGCEYLGWTNAASSKDHNLSRHDGAARYLVIDSGAAPLNKATGLFVATTLADGNYYYAVTTYIGGMELLNIVTGVNSLQDPIAERVEAPQPVFQQQRFIGEKAVDIYATFASSKYAAGQPLMNEAGFMTNDFILYRNGATSGRHPLRIRFHGGGADFFYNVINVDQDEINLNPEDFLPGGDNSGWWGANEHFNIYASNGSQVPPVSGINYNFCHQRITQLINWAIRHLPVDSNRICLEGTSLGSVGAYFYALLYPERIAAVKLSGSVFDLSFNHDYNPSCTLNEGKINRISGDNRFGKVSTNLASNLGYNFYDVVNGNWIMHNFNERDYPVIYSVNGKHDTIVGWTEKTIYYDSVNANHAGGYYFWDGRKHGGGEGLVWSDDNFDLFRYRNNVVYPAFAHCSVNEDYGDGHAYSGADFGTVNGFLDWSNDITDDTSLLGITLFMKDLNRQDKSVYAAPPNCMVDVTMRRRQHFNPTAGEKLWWNVVHDNSVIQSGSLLYQGGLMSIPEVYVYKDSIRLTVTNDSSYLTGIAQKTLLIEYPNPVSHSATIQWNVSTPGNCSLKIYDVSGRWITTLAEGAMDAGTYQINWNIDDGRHVAVSNGIYLLRLETSTQSATQKLLVVR